The genomic region GCCAGCCGTGCAGCTTGTGCAACTCAGCGACGTAGACGCTCTGGCCGTAGAAGCCCAGTCCCCAGCCGAAGGTCGCGAGCAGGAAGCAGACGACGACGATGCGCCAGCCCTCATAGCCTAGCGAGGATTCGTCATGCAGCGTGGGTGAGGATGCGTCCATTTCTTGCTCTTGCTTCTCACATCGTCAGGACCGGATCTATCCGTTCTCACGATGTAAGGAGCCGTGCAAGCCGGTCACTTCGAAACGGATCGAAGTGTCAGCAATTGGCAGCAGCATGGTCCGGAAAAGTGCGAAGCGGTTTTCCGAAAAGACCACGCTCAAACGGGAAGGTTCAGATGCTGGGATCCGGGATTTCTTCCACCGCACGCAATTTCGTGCGCCGCTTGGCGAATGAAGCCATTGACAGCACGGCAAGGCCGAGCAGCACCGGCGGAAACACCACCATGTTGACGGCATTCCAGCCGTAATGCGCCAGCAGCTGTCCCGACGAGAACGAGCCGATCGCCATCATGCCGAACACCAGGAAATCGTTGAACGCCTGCACCTTGTTACGCTCCTGCGGCCGGTGCGTTTCCAGCACCAGCGCGGAGGCGCCGACGAATGCGAAGTTCCAGCCGATCCCGAGCACGAACAACGTCGCCCAGAAGTGCGGCACTGATATGCCTGACAGTCCGATCATGGCGGCCAGCGCCTCGAGCGCCAGCCCGAGCGCGACAATGCGAGGTGCGCCAAACCGCGCGATCAGCGAGCCTGTGAAGAAGCTCGGGCCGTACATCGCAACGATGTGCCATTGAATGCCGAAATTGGAATCGCTGACCGACAGCCCGCACATCTTCATGGCGAGCGGCGCCGAGGTCATCACCAGATTCATCATGGGATAGGCGATCACGCCGCACAGCGCCGCGGCGATGAAGCGCGGCTGCTTCGCGATTTCGAGCAGCGGGCGGCCGCCATGCAGGTCCGCAGCCGCAGGCTTCGGCGCGTCGACGCCCGAGAGCACCGCCATCGCCACCAGTGCGACCAGCGCCTGCATCACGAAGGAGAACGCGAACAGATAGGGCGGCCAGATGTCCATGGTCCACTGCACGAGCTGCGGCCCGAGCACGCCGGCGAACACGCCGCCGGCCATCACCCAGGACACCGCCTTGGGCCGGAACGCGACACTGGCGCCATCGGCGGCGGCAAAGCGGTAGGACTGCGCGACGGCGCCGTAGAGCCCGCCGAGGAAGGTCGCGCCGCAGAACAGCCAGAACGATGAGTGCAGGATCGCCCAGGCGCCGAGCGCGCCGGTGAGCGTGCCGCAGAAGGTGCCGATGATGAAGGCGACGCGTCGTCCATAGGCGCGCGAGATCGCGCCGGTCGGCAGCGTGCCGGCGGCAAGCCCGAGCACATACATCGAGAGCGGCACCGTCGCGAGCGAGACGTCGGGTGCCAGCGTCGCGCCGACGATCGAGCCGGTGGCGAAGATCACCGCCGAATTGGCGCCGGTCAACGCCTGCGCCGCCGCAAGCCGCCACACATTGCTGCGCGCCCGCGCGTCGTCGCTCGCCTCATCCGCAGCTGTCACGTCGATCATCGGTCGTCCCGCCTCGAAGCCCCGGCGGGAGCCTCCAATCGGGCGCACTATGGAGAGCGGGTCGCGGCGGATCAACCGGCGCAAACGGACCGAGGCCATGCGGGAGGCGCACACGGGATCGCTTGCTCTCACAGAGTGACGTCACAGCAGCCCGGCACTTCTATCAGTACCGTCATCCTGAGGAGCGCGTAGCGCGTCTCGAAGGATGCACGGCCACCAGCCGGGCCGTCGACCCTTCGAGACGGCCGCGTTGCGGCCTCCTCAGGGTGACGGTGATAGAGCTGAACAATGGTGTGACGACAGACTTTCTACCGCGCCGGCTTCTTGCCGGGCCGCTTCTCGGCGCGCAGCGCGCCGGTCTTGTGCACCTTGGAGCGCGGCCCGACGAAGTGCGGCTTGTGAACGTGCCATTCAAGCGCGAGCGTCGCGGCGAAACCGAAAAAGCTCGAACGACTCATGCCGAGTCCGGCGGCATGCTTGTCGATCCGTGTGATGAGGCTCTTCGGCAAATAGACGTTGACGCGCTCGGACGGGTCGGGCGGATCGACGCCGACCATGAAGAAGGCCGCGACGTCCGAGCCCTTCGGCGCCACGATGCGCTCGATCGGGGTCGGCTCCGGCAATGGCTTGCCCTGCTCGACCCAGCCGTCGACGGTTTGCGCCAGCGTTTGCTCGGCGCGCTCGATCGCGTCTTCCTGCGATCGTCCCGCGGCAACGCAGCCGGGAAAATCCGGAAACCACGCCCCGAACGCGCCGCGCGGACCGCGCTCCAGCACGGCCGGATAAAGCCGTCTCTTCATTCTGGCCTCCGTCGTCGGAGTATGCTATTTCACACACACTTGTGTGTCAAATCACACAACACGCGACATCGTGGGAGCGTGCGACAATGGACCCGCAAGCCGAACTCCGCATCGTCCGCGCGGCCTATGCCAGGCAGATCCTGGCCGCCGCGCGGGCCAGGCTGGTGCCTGGCTTACGATTGAGCGCGGCTACTTGCGGGCAAAAACCAAAATCATGTTGTTGGCCGGCATCTCGAAGGTGCCGGCGAGCTTGAGCCCGACGCTTTCCGCAAGCGTCTCGAGATCGGCGATATCGCGCACCCCCCATTCGGCGTCGCGTTCGCGCAGCGACGTGTCGAATACGGCATTGCTGAGCGCGGTATGCTTGCCGCCGCGCTTGAACGGGCCGTAGAGGATCAGCCGGCCGTCGGCGCGCAGGTGCCGCGCGGCGCCGGCGAACAGGCCCTCGGCGACGCGCCACGGCGCGATGTGGATCACATTGGCGCAGAAGATCGCGAGCAGTTGGTCCGGACCTTTGCCGTCCGACGGCGCCGGCGACCAGGCCGGGTCGGACAGATCGATCGGTTGCGGCGGCCGGATATTGGCGAGGCCGGCATGCACGCGCCAAGCCTCGATGCTGCGCAGGTGCGCCGCATGGAGGTCGCTCGGCCACCAGGTGATGTCGGGCGTCTGACCGGCGAAATAGACGACATGCTGGCCGGTGCCGCTGCCGGCTTCCAGCACGTCGCCGGATTGGCCGGCGAGGTGGTCCTTCAGGACGGTCCAGATCGGCTGATGGTTGCGATGGTACGCCGCCGCATCGAGCCGACCGTCCGCCTCGACCGGCTGGCCGTCCTTGCCGAACTCCACCACGAATTCCGCCACCGCGCTTCTCCTGTTAGCTGCATGTAAACCGCACCGCCGCAACCGGCAAATGCGGAACTAGCATCGCGAGACCGCCCAACCCGTCATCCTGAGGTGCGAGCCCTTGCGAGCCTCGAAGGATGAATCGGCCACAGTCGGGCCGTCGACCCTTTGAGACGCGCTTCGCGCTCCTCAGGGTGACGGGTTTGATCTCGTCTTTGCAGAGTGCTGCCCTGTCATTAACCCCGCCGCGACGCGCCTATTCTCCGTGTTGCCAGCCGATGGCCTTTGTGCTTTCCACTCTTTATATTGCGATGGGATCATCGAGATTGAAGCCCGGGAAACGTCCTTGATCGCCACTTTCTCCAAGCCAGCCTTCGTCCTGGCGCTGCTGGCAGGCACCGCCATGGCCGCGCCCGCGCGGGCCCAATCCGCCGCCGAGGGACAAAAGCTCGCGTTCGACCGCGGCAAGGGCAATTGCCTGACCTGCCACGCCATCAAGGGCGGCGACCTGCCCGGCACGATCGGCCCCGAGCTGACCGGCCTGAAGGCCAAATACAGCCGCGACGAGCTGATCGCGATCGTGACCGACGAGACCAAGCGCAATCCGCAGACGGTGATGCCGCCGTTCGGCCGAAACCGGATATTGAGCGAAAAGGAAATCGACGCGGTGGTGGACTTCCTGCAGACGCTGTGACGCCGCGACCGTCGCTTGAGGAGATTTTTTTCGATGAACATCACGACCAGCGAATTTTTCAAGGCGCGCCGCATGGTGCTGAAGGGCGCGGGCGTCGCCGCGCTGATCGGCCTCGGGGTCATTCCGTTCGACGTGCCGCAGGCGCTCGCCGCCGCCAACGACAAATATCCCGAAGACGCATTCAAGCAGAAAACCGAGGCCGACGCGATCAAGGCACTCTATGGCAAGACCGCCGAGCCGTCGGACAAGGTCAAGATGGATGCGCCGGAGATCGCCGAGAACGGCGCTGTCGTGCCGATCTCCGCCACCACGACGCTGGCCGACGTCACCTCGATCTCGTTTCTGGTGAGCGAGAATCCGATCTCGCTGGTCGCCTCATACAGGATTCCGGCGGGCACGCTGCCGACCATCGCCAACCGCATCAAGATGGCCAAGACCAGCAACGTCACCGTGATCGTCGAGGCCGGCGGCAAGCTCTACAGCGCCAAGAAGGAAATCAAGGTCACCGTCGGCGGCTGCGGCGGCTGAGCACGCATGATCCGGAAAAGTGGGAACCGGTTTCCCGACAAGATCATGCGCAAACAATAGGGATAAACCAGATGGCATCGAGCATTCGCGTGCGCGCCACGTCAAACGGCGACACCACCGAGGTGCAGGCGCTGATCCAGCATCCGATGGATTCCGGCTTCGTCAAGGACGCCAAGGGCGAGATCATTCCGCCGCACTTCATCCAGCAGCTCACTTTCGAATATGACGGCAAGCCGGTGTTCGTCGCCGACTGGGGCGGCGGCGTCTCCAAGGACCCCTATGTCAAGTTCGCCTTTAAGGGCGGCAAGAAGGGCGACGATCTGAAGGTCAGCTGGGTCGACAACAAAGGCGCGACCGACACCACCACGGCGAAGATTCAATGACGCGGCGCCTCGCAATCCGCGCCACCATCGTCACGCTTGCGCTCGGCATGCTGGCGTGCGTGCCGGCGCGCGCGGCCGACAGCGTCGACCCCGCCGCCGACAAGGCCGCGTTCCAGAAATTCTTCACCACAAAATTCCCCAAGCTGAAGCTCGAGGATTTCGTCAACGGTCCCTATTCGATGAATGAGGACCTGCACAGGCAGTGGGAGGAGAAGGAGCAGTTTCCGCCCTACGAGTTCTCGCTCGAAGCCGGCAAGGAGATGTTCGCAACGCCGTTCAAGAACGGCAAGACCTACGCCGACTGCTTCCCGAACAAGGGCATCGGTATCCGCCAGAACTATCCCTATTTCGACGAGAAGGAAGGCAAGGTCGTCACGCTCGAGCTCGCGCTCAACCGCTGCCGCGAAGCCAATGGCGAGGCGCCGTTCTCCTATGTGAAGGACGACATGGCGGCGCTCACCGCCTACATGGCCTTCACCTCGCGCGGCAAGCCGATGGATATCAAGATCCCGAACGATCCGCGCGCGCTCGAGGCCTATCAGAAGGGCAAGGAATATTTCTACACCCGCCGCGGCCAGCTCAATTTCTCCTGCGCCACCTGCCACATCCAGAGCCCGGGCGAGCGGATCCGCGCCGAGGTGCTGGCGCCGGCACTCGGCATCCTGAACGCGATGCCGATCTACCGCTCGGAATGGAGCGGCATGGGCACGACCAGCCGCCGCTTCACCACCTGCAACAGCCAGATCCGCGGCGTGCCGCTCAATCCGCAGGACGACGAGTACCGCAACCTCGAATATTATTTGTCCTATGTCAGCAACGGCCTGCCGATTTCGGGTCCGGGAGCACGGCCATGAGCGCGGCCATCAAAGCTGTCCTCGCAGCATCGACCCTGCTGGTCGCAGCCGCGACCGGCGCCCTCGCCGCCTCCGAGGCCGACTACAAGGCGGCCTATGCCGCGGCTGAGGCCGCCAACAAGGAAGCAGGCGCCCTGCGCAACCAGTGGACCACCACCGCCTCGACGCTATCTGCCGCAAAAAAGGCCGGTGAGGCTGGTGATTTCGACACCGCAGTCGCCAAGGCCACGGAGGCCGAGGCACTGGCAAAGGCCTCGATCTTCCAGGCCACCAGCGAAAAGGAACGCTGGAAGGACATGGAAGTTCGTTAAGAGCGCGCAGGCCAGGGGCCGCGCGGAGAGAATGATGATCATCCGCCGCCGGGAATTCCTGAAAGCTGCGGCCGCCGCAACGCTGACGGCCGGCCTGCCCCGCCTTGCGCGCAGCGCCGACACCGCCAGCGTCTACGACCTCGAGCGGTTCGGCAACGCCCGCATCCTGCACATGACCGACACGCATGCGCAGCTGAAGCCGGTGTTCTTCCGCGAGCCCGGCGTCAATCTCGGCGTCGGCGCGATGGCCGGCCAGCCGCCGCACCTCGTCGGCAAGGCGTTCCTCGACCGCTTCGGCATCCGGCCCGACAGCGCCGACGCCTATGCCTTCACCTGCGTCGAGTTCGAAAAGGCCGCCGGCCGCTTCGGCCGGCTCGGCGGCTTCGCCCACCTGAAGACGCTGGTTGACAAGCTGCGCGCCGATGTCGGCGAAAAGCGTTCGATCCTGCTCGACGGCGGCGACCTCTGGCAGGGCTCGGCGCTCGCCTATGCCATGAACGGTGCCGACATGGTGGAGGCCGCCAATCTGCTCGGCATCGAGGCGATGACCGGGCACTGGGAATTCACCTATGGCGAACAGGTGCTGCGCGACAACCTCTCCCGCTTCAAGGGCGAGTTCCTGGCGCAGAACGTGTTCCTGACCGAGGAAGCCGCGTTCAACGACGCCAAGGCGTTCGACCCGGCCTCGGGGCGGGTGTTCAAGCCGTCCGTCATCAAGGAGATCGGCGGCCATCGCGTCGCGATCATCGGCCAGGCCTTCCCCTACGTGCCGATCGCGCATCCGAAGCGCTTCACGCCGGACTGGAAGTTCGGCATCCGCGACGAGGAGCTGCAGAAGCTCGTCGACGGCCATCGCAACAACGACAAGGTCGAGGCGGTGATCCTGCTGTCGCATAACGGCATGGATGTCGATCTCAAGCTCGCCAGCCGCGTCACCGGCATCGACGTCATTCTCGGCGGTCACACCCATGACGCGATCCCGATCCCGATCACGGTGACCAATGCCGGCGGCGTCACGCTGGTGACCAATGCCGGCTCCAACGGCAAGTTCATCGGCGTGCTCGATCTCGATCTGGCCAAGGGCAAGGTCGCCAATGTCCGCTACCGGCTGCTGCCGGTGTTCGCCGAACTGCTGAAACCCGATCCTGCGATGCAGACACTGATCGACAAGATGCGCGATCCGCATGTCGACGAATGGAACAGCAAGCTTGCCTCGGCCGACCGGCTGCTCTATCGCCGCGGCAATTTCTCCGGCACCGTCGACCAGTTGATCTGCGATGCGCTGCTGAACGAGCTCGACGCCGAGATCGCGCTGTCGCCGGGCTTCCGCTGGGGCATCACCACGCTCGCCGGCCAGCCGCTGACCATGGAAGACGTGCTGTCGGAAACCGCGATCACCTATCCGGAGACCTACGTCGCCACGATGACCGGCAGCCAGATCAAGGATGTGCTGGAAGACGTCTGCGACAATCTGTTCAACGTCGATCCCTATTATCAGCAGGGCGGCGATATGGTCCGCGTCGGCGGCCTCGCCTACACCTGCACGCCGGGTGAGAATGTCGGCAAGCGCATCTCCGAGCTGAAGCTCGGCAACGGCAAGCATCTCGAAGCCGGCAAGCACTACAAGGTCGCAGGCTGGGCCTCGGTCAACCAGCAGAGCGGCGCGCCGATCTGGGATGTCGTCGCGAGGCACCTGCGCTCCGGCCGGCCGCCGAACCGCGACGAACCCGGCGTGACGCTGAAAGGCGTCGAGGACAACCCGGGCATCGCGAGGCACGGATGACACGCCGCGCGCTGATCGCGACGCTCGGCTTTGCGGCGATCGCGCTGGCGACGCCGCTCGCGCGCGCCCAGCTGGCGCCGTTGCAGGACAAGCCGTTCGCCGAGCACAAGGTCGTGCTGCAGCTCTCCGACAACGATCCGAGGAAGCAAGGCCTCGTCATCAGCGTCGCCAACAATCTGATGAAGCATTACGATCCCGACAAGGTCGCGGTCGAGATCGTCGCCTTCGGCCCGGGCATCGACCTGCTCAAGCCCGACAACCCGAACCGCAAGCTGGTCGAGAGCCTGGTCGCGCAGGGCGCGCGGGTCGACATCTGCCTCAACACCGTCGACACGATCGAGCGCGACAGCGGCAAGCGGCCGGACTACATCGCCGCCGCCACCCCCGTGCAGGTCGGCGTCGCGCAGATCTTGCTGCTCACCGAGAACGGATACACGCTGGTGAGGCCGTAAACCTCCGCGTCATTGCGAAGCGAAGCAATCCGTGTTTCGCCGCAGGAGTTACGTTCGGCTCGCATCGTTGCAAAACCCGTCATCCTGAGGTGCGAGCGCGAGCGAGCCTCGAAGGATGAATCGGCCCCGATGCCTCTCCGCACGCCCCTTTCCCGGAACGAGCCGGGCCGTTCACCCTTCGAGACGCCGCTGCGCGGCTCCTCAGGGTGACGGGGTCAATTCTTGTCCAGGGGATGGATTTGCTTTGAATGGATCCTATCTATGGAATAATATCCTCCATGTGACTCGGCCCGGAGAATAGGTAAGCCGTCATGATCTTTCGCCAGCTCTTCGACAGCGTATCCGGCACCTACAGCTACCTGCTCGCGAGCCGCGCCGGCGGCGAGGCACTGATCCTCGATCCGGTGCTCGAGAAGGCCGATCGCTACTGCAAGCTGCTGCAGGAACTCGACCTCAGGCTGGTCAAGGCCGTCGATACGCACCTGCATGCCGATCACGTCACCGGCCTCGGCGAGCTGCGCGACCGCACCCAGTGCATCACCATCATGGGCGAGCAGAGCAAGGCCGACGTGGTGTCGATGCGCGTCTCCGACGGCGACAGGGTGACGATCGAGGGCCTTTGCCTTGAGGCGCTGTAC from Bradyrhizobium elkanii USDA 76 harbors:
- a CDS encoding MFS transporter, yielding MIDVTAADEASDDARARSNVWRLAAAQALTGANSAVIFATGSIVGATLAPDVSLATVPLSMYVLGLAAGTLPTGAISRAYGRRVAFIIGTFCGTLTGALGAWAILHSSFWLFCGATFLGGLYGAVAQSYRFAAADGASVAFRPKAVSWVMAGGVFAGVLGPQLVQWTMDIWPPYLFAFSFVMQALVALVAMAVLSGVDAPKPAAADLHGGRPLLEIAKQPRFIAAALCGVIAYPMMNLVMTSAPLAMKMCGLSVSDSNFGIQWHIVAMYGPSFFTGSLIARFGAPRIVALGLALEALAAMIGLSGISVPHFWATLFVLGIGWNFAFVGASALVLETHRPQERNKVQAFNDFLVFGMMAIGSFSSGQLLAHYGWNAVNMVVFPPVLLGLAVLSMASFAKRRTKLRAVEEIPDPSI
- a CDS encoding type II toxin-antitoxin system HicB family antitoxin, with the translated sequence MKRRLYPAVLERGPRGAFGAWFPDFPGCVAAGRSQEDAIERAEQTLAQTVDGWVEQGKPLPEPTPIERIVAPKGSDVAAFFMVGVDPPDPSERVNVYLPKSLITRIDKHAAGLGMSRSSFFGFAATLALEWHVHKPHFVGPRSKVHKTGALRAEKRPGKKPAR
- a CDS encoding DUF938 domain-containing protein translates to MAEFVVEFGKDGQPVEADGRLDAAAYHRNHQPIWTVLKDHLAGQSGDVLEAGSGTGQHVVYFAGQTPDITWWPSDLHAAHLRSIEAWRVHAGLANIRPPQPIDLSDPAWSPAPSDGKGPDQLLAIFCANVIHIAPWRVAEGLFAGAARHLRADGRLILYGPFKRGGKHTALSNAVFDTSLRERDAEWGVRDIADLETLAESVGLKLAGTFEMPANNMILVFARK
- the soxX gene encoding sulfur oxidation c-type cytochrome SoxX, whose amino-acid sequence is MAAPARAQSAAEGQKLAFDRGKGNCLTCHAIKGGDLPGTIGPELTGLKAKYSRDELIAIVTDETKRNPQTVMPPFGRNRILSEKEIDAVVDFLQTL
- the soxY gene encoding thiosulfate oxidation carrier protein SoxY — protein: MNITTSEFFKARRMVLKGAGVAALIGLGVIPFDVPQALAAANDKYPEDAFKQKTEADAIKALYGKTAEPSDKVKMDAPEIAENGAVVPISATTTLADVTSISFLVSENPISLVASYRIPAGTLPTIANRIKMAKTSNVTVIVEAGGKLYSAKKEIKVTVGGCGG
- the soxZ gene encoding thiosulfate oxidation carrier complex protein SoxZ, with protein sequence MASSIRVRATSNGDTTEVQALIQHPMDSGFVKDAKGEIIPPHFIQQLTFEYDGKPVFVADWGGGVSKDPYVKFAFKGGKKGDDLKVSWVDNKGATDTTTAKIQ
- the soxA gene encoding sulfur oxidation c-type cytochrome SoxA is translated as MTRRLAIRATIVTLALGMLACVPARAADSVDPAADKAAFQKFFTTKFPKLKLEDFVNGPYSMNEDLHRQWEEKEQFPPYEFSLEAGKEMFATPFKNGKTYADCFPNKGIGIRQNYPYFDEKEGKVVTLELALNRCREANGEAPFSYVKDDMAALTAYMAFTSRGKPMDIKIPNDPRALEAYQKGKEYFYTRRGQLNFSCATCHIQSPGERIRAEVLAPALGILNAMPIYRSEWSGMGTTSRRFTTCNSQIRGVPLNPQDDEYRNLEYYLSYVSNGLPISGPGARP
- the soxB gene encoding thiosulfohydrolase SoxB, with protein sequence MIIRRREFLKAAAAATLTAGLPRLARSADTASVYDLERFGNARILHMTDTHAQLKPVFFREPGVNLGVGAMAGQPPHLVGKAFLDRFGIRPDSADAYAFTCVEFEKAAGRFGRLGGFAHLKTLVDKLRADVGEKRSILLDGGDLWQGSALAYAMNGADMVEAANLLGIEAMTGHWEFTYGEQVLRDNLSRFKGEFLAQNVFLTEEAAFNDAKAFDPASGRVFKPSVIKEIGGHRVAIIGQAFPYVPIAHPKRFTPDWKFGIRDEELQKLVDGHRNNDKVEAVILLSHNGMDVDLKLASRVTGIDVILGGHTHDAIPIPITVTNAGGVTLVTNAGSNGKFIGVLDLDLAKGKVANVRYRLLPVFAELLKPDPAMQTLIDKMRDPHVDEWNSKLASADRLLYRRGNFSGTVDQLICDALLNELDAEIALSPGFRWGITTLAGQPLTMEDVLSETAITYPETYVATMTGSQIKDVLEDVCDNLFNVDPYYQQGGDMVRVGGLAYTCTPGENVGKRISELKLGNGKHLEAGKHYKVAGWASVNQQSGAPIWDVVARHLRSGRPPNRDEPGVTLKGVEDNPGIARHG